From Vigna unguiculata cultivar IT97K-499-35 chromosome 5, ASM411807v1, whole genome shotgun sequence, the proteins below share one genomic window:
- the LOC114184783 gene encoding uncharacterized protein LOC114184783 encodes MDPSLVPASLPMPLTSVKTLNGTNFEDWKESLDLYLAITNMDFSLREAEPSALTPESTIVQRASREKWEHSNRVCLMVMRYTMEKSIRQSIPDNDNAKDFMRSVGEKFKTFDKAQKGQYLSLLEKTKYDGVSGVREHMMKLVHYYNKLKSLKVDLGDSYLVWQVMESLPS; translated from the exons ATGGATCCTTCATTAGTTCCAG CTTCTTTGCCTATGCCATTGACTTCGGTCAAAACTTTAAATGGGACAAATTTTGAGGATTGGAAAGAATCTTTGGATTTGTATCTAGCAATTACCAACATGGATTTTTCCTTGAGAGAAGCAGAACCTTCAGCTCTTACGCCTGAGTCCACTATTGTCCAGAGAGCTTCTCGTGAAAAATGGGAACACTCGAACAGGGTGTGCCTAATGGTGATGAGATATACCATGGAGAAGTCTATTCGACAGAGCATTCCGGATAATGACAATGCTAAGGATTTTATGAGATCAGTTGGTGAGAAGTTTAAGACTTTTGATAAAGCTCAAAAGGGTCAATATCTGTCACTTCTTGAGAAGACCAAATATGATGGTGTCAGTGGTGTTCGTGAGCATATGATGAAGCTTGTGCACTATTATAACAAACTCAAATCTCTAAAGGTAGATCTTGGTGATAGTTACTTGGTTTGGCAGGTTATGGAATCTCTTCCTTCTTAG